A stretch of DNA from Coccidioides posadasii str. Silveira chromosome 1, complete sequence:
CAACTCGGCTGTCAGTTCTGAGTTGGCATCTTTGAGCGTGTCCATAGTAATCGCCGCCTCCTTGCTTTCAAATGAAACTTTCTCCAACTGCATGCGAAGCTCGTTAACCTCTGTATTTAGCTTTTCATTATCCTTTCCCGTCCGAACAGCCGATTCCTTCAGGATTTTAAGctcctccttcttctctACCAACATTTTCTCCGCATCCGCAATCTGCGTCTCTCGTTCTGCCAGCTGATCTTGAAGGTCATTTTCACGCTTCAAAAATTCCTCGCGTTCATCCTTCTCTAGGACTATGGTGGGAGTGCTGGATCGATCGCCAACTCTCGAGTCTGGCCGACTGCTGGGGGTCTCAGAGCGTGCCTCTGTCTGCAGACGCGAAGGCGTCGCAGGACGCGGCGCTTTTGCGTCGAGTTTTATCCCTGCAACCCCTTCTCCCGTCCTTAAAGCCACCCATCTCTCTTGGGGAACAGTATCGCCACTCCGCCAGAGCTGGATTTCGGATTCCAAGGATGCAATGTACTTTTCAAACGTCACAGCCTGATTCTGTGCCTTTTTCAGGAGCTGCTTCAGCTCTGCAGGGCTCAGTTCTGCATTGATCTTTGCCTTATTCTTAATCGCCTTCGCACGAACGCCGAAGCGAAGGGTGCTTATCGTCTCAGCATCGTTGTAACTGCTTGGAGAGCAGTTAATGATCAATGTGGTGCGGGAATTTCCTCCCAAGCTCTCCTGTAGTATGCGAGTAAGTTTTGAGTCTCGGTAAGGGATATGCGTCGACTTTCCATCTGTAAGGGCGTTGATGACCATTCCCAGAGCGCTCAGACTCTTATTGATCTTCTTTGCTTCCTCCAACGTCTGACCGCTCGCTCCCGTCTTTCCCACTTTCTCACTACCAGCGAGATCGACGAGAAAAAGCTGACCGCTCTTCGCAGAGCCAGTTTCCACATTCTTTTGCGTAATGGTGATGACGAAAATAGAATGTGAGCGTGAAGACTCCTGGTTCATATTTGTCGCTGCAACAGCCCGTGCCGCATCACCTCTTCGCATCACTTCGTAGACTTCCTGAACGCTAGACACGTATATCTCGAGCAGCCCCTTGACGTAGACGCCTCTAGACTTCTCCTCGTGGACAGGAAGGTTGTCATTTTGCGGCAGCAAGAGATCTCGGATCCGCTCCATGTAGATTTCCATATAACTCACACGAACCGTATATTCAATATTCCCGGGACTCGTCATGATACTCGTAAACATCTGTTCTACGATCCGCGGTATTATGCCTTTTCCTTCGTCATCGTCAATGTCTGACCCCATCATCGTGTATGATTTGCCAGCGCCCGTTTGACCGTAGGCGAAAACAGTTCCATTGTAACCGTTAAGGATATCGTCGACCGTGGAACGAATAGAGTAGTCAAAAACGTCCTGCTGGCGACAGTTCATGTCAAATATTCGGTCGAATGTAAACGCTCCAGAAGCTTCTCTCGACTAAACGGAGTCAAAAATTTCAGGTCAGCAAACAGTGGACCGTCCAGAGTGATATCAAACTTGGGGCAGTAACAGCCCCAGCAccaagggaaaaagaaatatggtagggagggagggagagagggcGCTGCAAATCTTCGCGTACGTTGATCCGGCATGTTTCCTCCGACTCGAAGTCGACAATCGGCTGTCCACCGTTGGCGACTTCGATCTTGTTCTGAGGTCGAAACCGCGCGACCACTGAGAAGCAAACAGAAGTAAGCAAAATCGTTTTAGTAGTTGCGATGTTTGCTGAGCGCTTTACTTGCCCTTGATGGTGTTGTAACTTCCAGTGGCCCCGGACCTGCGGGTGCTACCAGTCAGCCTATCTACCTTGAACCGAGCGTGAGGGGGTGTAGCAAGACTTACGCCATGATGGCCGCTGTGACCGTGCCGAAGCTCAGTCAAAGGAACACTGGGAGCCGTGAAACCGCCGGAGAAATGTGAGAGGAATGGAGGACTTTATCTTCCAACGAAGGACTCGCCGCTTCAgggggtgtgtgtgtgtgtattCGAGACGGCCTCGAGCTGGGAGAGCAGCGAAATGAGCAAGGGGCCCACGTGAGAACCGGGAGCCGACGAGAAAATCGAAAACGTCAAGCCGAGTTGAAACTCAAAGGGAAACTCCTAGCAAAAGCCACAGAACACAGGTAAAAAGCAGGGAATTAAAAAGAATGTGGACGATAATGAAACCTCCATCGTCCACAAACCCCCCGTGTTAATGGTCGGTGAAAATGTCGTGGAAGCGGAGCATAGTCAGCAGCGGTCTTGGCGTTTGTTTATGTGCTCCGTCCAGCACGACTGGTTTAGTTCATAGCCTAAAATTGAGCTCGCGCGTTCCCTTGGGCCATGGTCGGCGGACTCGACCTTGGGAATGCTCGCGACCGTGTACCGCCTTTTGTCTTCTCTCTCCTATATTACATCCCGTACATATACACCTACATAGGATCCTCAGTATATCCGTAAAATATACTTCCATGCAGCTACCTGAAATCGGACATCTAATAATTGTAAGAGAGGAAAAAGACAACCAACAAATGGAAACCAAGATTCTTCTCGTCCCATTAATAGAAGCAACCAAAAAAGCAGCGCCGAACCCCTTCGCTGTGCATATGaaaagaggaggaaaaaaaaaagaggaaaagaaaagaggaaaagaaaagaaaagaaaagaaacaatcGGTTCCCTTACATGCTGCTCGCcaaagatcagatgaaaCCTCGATGTCGGGCAGTGCTTTACGTGCACCTAAGATTTAAATGCACGGAGAGCAAGCCGTCGCATCAAGCTAGGACAAGTATTTAAAATAAGGAAAAAGGGTAAAGCCCTCAAAGGAGACACGCAGAGAGACATACACACACTGAGATAGGGGGAGGGAAAAGAGACTTCGCCAACGGAGAGATGCTTGACAGTGGACATTCGTAAACAGACATGACAAGTGACATAATCGCAGCGTTTCATATCGGGGCATTACTAGGAAGATTGGCAAATTGAACTATCTCAATCCTCCCAGCTCTTCTCGACAGTTTCGCGCACACGCTTTGCGTACTCCTTTCGGTTATCCTTGTATAGGTTGGATGCCTCCACGTTCGCGGGAGAGGAGGTGTTTGGGTCATTCAGCAAGCTGGTGGCAAAGCACGGATAGGTCAGTATATTTGAGTGATATGACGGCAATGAGACAGCATTGCCTACCTTTGAATGCTGGTTAATATCGCCGCTACGTCGTACGTCGGGCTCCAACGGTTCTGGAGGATGTCGAGGCACAATTCGCCAGTTCCGTAGACGTTGGGATGGAACATCTTGCTGACAAACTTGACGCCGGGAGGCTTATTGGGGTACTGCTCTTCGAAGTGCATCACGAGTCGGAAGGTCCCGTCCTCAAAGGGGGTGTCTGCGGGACCAATAATGACGGCATTCCTATCTCGAGTGATGAGTCTAATGTGCAAGTGAAGGTTCCGATGGCATGGACATACCATGTCATGACATTATCCGCAACTGGAGAAGCAGAGACCCCGGCAGGAGGGTCGGTTTGCATCCGCTAATTGTGGTAACATACGTCAGCAAAGATGGTTTATTTAAGGAGAGGGGCGGGGTTTCTCTCGGAGCGGAGAGCAAGAAAGCAAGACAACTTGTCGTTGCCGCAAGGGGGTATCTATCGGTCGAGGGCAACGCATAGGAACGCTGTTGAAGATGCTCACCTTGAAGTCTCTCATCAATCGACGGCGCGCAGAGGTCGACATGGTTGATCACGCGAGTCCGGGACGAAAGGGTTCAAATGGATTCAGATGGCGACTCGACAAGGGGAGCAAGAAGGGGGAGCTCGAGCAAAGGTAGAGAAAGTGAGGACGTTCAGGCCTCGCAGGGTACTCGATTTTTGAAACGTTCGGGAAACGCTGGGTAGACCGTTGCGGACGACGGCGGGTGGCCTGGGAATGGCACTGAGTGACAAGTTCGCTGCGGATCCCCGTCAGGTCTGCCATTCTTGCCTGTGGAAGACGCTCGAACGTCGGGCTAGACCGGATCGGAACTAGTCGGAAACATTATATAATCGCACGTGCTATGTTGTCACGTGATAAATTGAGGATACCTATATAACCTGGTTTTATCCTCCCAACGTACGGAGTAACCCAGTAGACCAATGACAAGCTATCAGTCCTCCATCAGGCTATAAATCGATGTAATTCAGCCTGTCTCTAAAGAGATACAGAAGATGCAGAAAAGTCTGGAAGAAATGGAACAACAATTAAACCGCGAACGTGGCCGTCGAAGTTCAGGATACGAATCCGCTGAAGTAGACGTAGAAGAAGATGCTCAGCCAACAAATCCGAGAGAGAAATTCAAGTGCTATGTGGATAAAATCGCAGATCCACATAACAGAAGTTGACAACTTTATCGCACAATTCCTGGATAGTGAAAATACCGTCAGGAAGCCTATGTACCCTAACTGGTGTCAACAATTATGCCTCGTAGTAACCGAGCTAGCAGGTGTTGAAGATATTATCCTAGAGGAGCAAACAGCATCGCGACAACTTCATAATCCCGCTGCTACAAAGCTTAGGAAAGCCAAGACTAAGTGACTATACAGCCTAATTAACAGCAGTATATCCTCACAAGCTAGAGTCCACTACCAACAGCCAGATAGCCTCGTCGGCTACTTCGTACAGGCTCTGGATACCTGTAGAAACGGCTTTTGAGGAGAGACAAGTTCAACGAGGACGCCTAGCAAATGAGATCAGGAGTATGACAGCCCAGCCGGTTAGCGGAGAAAGGAACTACATAGAGAGATTCCTAGCAATTCTCATGGATCTTGAACGAATTGGATTCCCCTACCATAGCCACATATTACACGATATTTTTAAGGACAACACCACGCCTCGATGGAGAGAATTCATGCAGACCCCACTTGAGATGGCTTACCGCGAAGGATCTGACCTGCCGGAGCAGGAGCTGAACAGCTTGCTGCAGGATATATCATACCGAATCCGCAAACAAGGCGAGAGCATGAGGAGAAGCCCGGCCAAGACAAATAAGAATGCAACAAGAGTTCAAATTCGAACCCAAATTCGAATTGAACGTCTAAGAAGAACACAATTCAATTCAAACCTCGTTGGGTTGTACGTGGATTTAAGCAGCAAGAAGGTGTTCACTATAAAAAGATCTACGCAGTTGTTGTAAGTGGTCTACCACTAGAGCTTCTTCGCGATCTCAGCAGCCAGAAATTGGAGAGTTAGAGTCTTTTATTTCGTTACAGCCTTCCTAAATGGAACTTTTCCAGGGGAAGAGCGTGTTTTAAAGCATCGCCCTTGGGAATTCGGTACGGCTCCTACGCCACTACGTGTTGAAACAGGGTTACTACGCACTAGTATCAAGCAGGTACTGAATACTGGAAATCCCTAGGATTTCAAACGATGCTGGCATGCTCTACCACAAGAGGAGGCCACTCTATTTAACTGTACACGTTGATGACTGCTATGTAATGGGACCCGATGGATCTGAGATTGACTGGCTCCTAAAAATGCTTCAACATCGCTTTGAGATGAAGAAAGTTACGAGTCAAAGCCATTTCCTAGGCATGCAAGCTCAAAAAGCCAAATGGAGATCTCTTTGTTAGGCAAGAACAGTATATTGAGGATTTACAAAGTGAATCCGACATGGAAGACTGTAAACCTGCTCTGACCCCTATGATAAAAGGAATCTACAGTAAATTCGTGCCAGATCAAGCTGGCGAAGAATCAGCTGGAGCCAATAAGCAGTTCACGCCTAGTAACTATAGGAAGGGCATAGGCTCCATGCAGTTCCTAATTACATCTACAAGGCCAGATCTTGCATTAACCGTCTAACGGTCAATTACCTATCCAAATTCAACAGCAGGCCAAATAGGGAATGTTAGATGGCATTCAAACATGTCCTACAATACCTCAAAGGTATGAAAATGAAGGGTATAGTCCTCAAAGGAACAGGTTCAGAGGTTGGAACTAGTCACAATCACAGATTCTGACTATAATCTACCAGCAGCTAAATTGTTACAATGAACAGAGCTCCAAGCCTGTTTTAAAATGCACAACCGAGACAGAATATCTAGCAGCTAGCAAAGCTGCTTGTGAATTGGTGTGGTTTAACAACATGTTGATGGAAGCAGATGTGACTAGCAAAAACTCAGCAAAGCTTAGGACCTCAAAAATTGAATGTTGACAACATAGGAGCTGTCAActtagccaaagctgaaCCTATACTTCGAAGAGCACACCATATCAGGGTTTGCTGCGATATGTTGAGAGATTGGGTTTAAAAGAATGAAATCTCAAATAAGCACATTGGAACCAATGTGATTAAAGCCAATGGGCTCACAAAAGCTCTTGCAAAGTACCCTTATATCAGTTTTGGAGCGCGATAGGGGTGATGGGTTTGATACAACATCATTATGGAGATTTTTGCGGGTGGTGTCAGTTAAATTACAGTATCACAATGGATTCGGCTACAGTACACAACCTTTGTGTGGCTCACATCTGTTGGTAAGCTCATTGCATCCACGGGGTAGATGTTATGTAGGTAGTTAGGCGGAACACATGAGAAGTCAGAACAGTGTATGGGAATTCCAATATCTTGTTGACACACCATTCAGGAAATAACTTCATATGCCTGAAGCTACCCCCTATGATTTCAAGGACCAAAGTGCATCCTTCAATAGCAGGTTACATTTGTACACACATGTACCTTCATCATTTGTCTGATCATAACTGTAAATCATTTCATTAGAGAACATTTACAATGAACTGATTGGCGTGTAGTACCACTATGGAAGTTGCCTGGTGCCTTTCAACACGACCGTCTAGCACGACACGCGCCAGCACCTGGGAACTAGACCCATGCACCTATCATCACTGTTGCCCGAGGGCGAAGAAAGATACTTTCATGCTCT
This window harbors:
- the KLP1 gene encoding Kinesin heavy chain (EggNog:ENOG410PGZJ~COG:Z~BUSCO:1873at33183); translated protein: MASGATGSYNTIKVVARFRPQNKIEVANGGQPIVDFESEETCRINSREASGAFTFDRIFDMNCRQQDVFDYSIRSTVDDILNGYNGTVFAYGQTGAGKSYTMMGSDIDDDEGKGIIPRIVEQMFTSIMTSPGNIEYTVRVSYMEIYMERIRDLLLPQNDNLPVHEEKSRGVYVKGLLEIYVSSVQEVYEVMRRGDAARAVAATNMNQESSRSHSIFVITITQKNVETGSAKSGQLFLVDLAGSEKVGKTGASGQTLEEAKKINKSLSALGMVINALTDGKSTHIPYRDSKLTRILQESLGGNSRTTLIINCSPSSYNDAETISTLRFGVRAKAIKNKAKINAELSPAELKQLLKKAQNQAVTFEKYIASLESEIQLWRSGDTVPQERWVALRTGEGVAGIKLDAKAPRPATPSRLQTEARSETPSSRPDSRVGDRSSTPTIVLEKDEREEFLKRENDLQDQLAERETQIADAEKMLVEKKEELKILKESAVRTGKDNEKLNTEVNELRMQLEKVSFESKEAAITMDTLKDANSELTAELDELKQQLLDARMSARETSAALDEKDRKKAERMAQMMAGFDLKMDFFSENERKIQKLVERVDSLHATSSSGEVVAPDEFLELRSSLLETQGVVRQAELAMNDRADVPPDAQLLQRIVKLQQELEAALEQGLDANDVVEIKERLEQAYAARKDIDHLEVDSLRSEIARKDGELERLKQSLAEARSQPNGSSNTTPTVNSKTLHQQIADFDAMKKSLMRDLQNRCERVVELEISLDEAREQYKHVVQSSNNRQQQKKMAFLERNLEQLTHVQRQLVEQNSSLKREVAIAERKLIARNERIESLETLLQESQEKLTAANHRFEAQLTVVKERLEAAKAGSTRGLPSSDGLSFSFGGSRIAKPLRGGGGTEHPNATSPPANDATSGRAKRTTWFFNQR
- the UBC2 gene encoding Ubiquitin-conjugating enzyme E2 2 (BUSCO:422151at4751~EggNog:ENOG410PHPZ~COG:O~BUSCO:14787at33183), encoding MSTSARRRLMRDFKRMQTDPPAGVSASPVADNVMTWNAVIIGPADTPFEDGTFRLVMHFEEQYPNKPPGVKFVSKMFHPNVYGTGELCLDILQNRWSPTYDVAAILTSIQSLLNDPNTSSPANVEASNLYKDNRKEYAKRVRETVEKSWED